The nucleotide window GGGGTGCCGTCCACCGAGAGCACGAGCGTGGTGCGCCCGCCGTCGCCGCGCAGATACTCGCCGTCGAGGGCGATGGCCGCATCGCTCAGCGGCACGCCGGCCGGCACCGGAAGATAAAGGTCGCGGCGCGCATCCATGCCCTGGAGCACCACCGGCCCGTCGATACCGAGATCGGACAGGGTGTAGGAGCGCGTCACCCGCGTGTCCGCCGCCCGCTCCTGAATGGCCGAGACGATCGGGTCCGCCGTCTGCGCCATCGCGGGAGCCGCGCCGAACAGGCCGGCCATAAGGCCGGCCGGCAGCAGGGCCGCCGCAAGCCGGACGGCGAGGGTCCGGGAGGCCCCTCTGCCAGTCCTGGCGCGGCCGCGCGCCGGGAGCACGGCGGGCGGGAGAGCCGGCGCGAAAGCGGGTTGGTGTCTCATGTCAGTCTCTCACGGGCATGGCAGCAAGGCCGGCCGGACGCCGGGGCGCAGGCGCAGCGGAGGGGAAGGCGGGGGCGGAGAAGGTGGGGGCGGCGGACAGTGGAGCGAATTCATCCACCGGCCGTCCGCAGAGGCAGTCGAGGATGCGGCGACAGGCCTGCCCGTCGCCATAAGGATTGATGCGGCCGCTATAGGCGGCATAAGCGTCGGGGTCATCGAGCAGTCGCGTGACGGCGGCGACGATGGCGGCGCGGGCGGTGCCGACCAGCTCCACCGTACCCGCCTCCACCGCTTCCGGCCGCTCGGTCACCTCGCGCATGACCAGCACCGGCTTGCCCAGCGCCGGCGCCTCCTCCTGCACGCCGCCGGAATCGGTGAGCACCAGGTGGGCGCGCTGCAGCAGCCGCTGGAACGGCAGGTAATCGAGAGGCGGCACCAGATGGATGTTGGCCCGGCCGGCAAGTTCCTCTGTCACCGGCCCACGCACATTGGGGTTGAGGTGCACGGGATAGACGATCTCCACGTCGGACCGGCCGGCGATCTGTGCCAGCGCGGCGCAAATGGAGCGGAAGCCGTCGCCGAAATTCTCACGGCGGTGGCCGGTGACGAGCAGGATGCGCTTGGCGGGATCAAGCGCCGGCAGCGCCCGGTCGAGGGCGGCCGCGAGGTCCGGGTCGCCATCGATCCGCGCCTGCGTCGCCTGGAGGGCATCGATCACGGTATTGCCGGTGACCACCACCCGGCCGGCGAGCCGCTCGGCGGCAAGGTTCGCCCCGGCGCCGGCGGTGGGTGCGAACAGAAGGTCGGCGACCAGATCCACCACCCGGCGGTTCATCTCCTCCGGGAAGGGCTGGGCGAGATCATAGGTGCGCAGGCCCGCTTCCACATGCCCCACCGGGATGCGACGATGGAAGGCGGCCAGCGCCGCCGCCATGGCGGTGGTGGTGTCGCCATGGACCAGCACGCGATCGGGCTGGACCTGCGCCAGCACCTGATCAAGGCCGGTGAGCGCGCCGGCGGCAAGGCCGCTGAGCCCCTGGTTGTGGGCCATGAGGCCGAGGTCGAAATCGGGGCGGATGTCGAACAGGCGCAGCACCGGGTCCAGCATCTCGCGGTGCTGACCGGTGACGCAGACCACGGACACGACCTCAGGCGCCCCCGCGAGGGTGCGGACCAGCGGCGCCATCTTGATGGCCTCCGGGCGCGTGCCGAAGATCGACAAAATTCTCAAGGCGCGTCCCCGGCGATTCGATTTTGGAAAAAACACGAACCATTGTTGTCAAGGTCAAGTTTTTAGCACTGACGGAACGTGGAACGCAATTTACCGTTGGACGTGGTTTCCTCGGGCAGACTTGCGGGCATGCGGAGACCGCGTGCCGCCTCCCCTTCCATGGTCACGCACTGTGAACAGAGAAGGTTGAGCGACACTTAAGCCCAAAATCCTTATTTCGCAAAATGCGAAATTCACGCCTACATGGTGTTACCGCACCGGCGATGTGCTCGCGCCGGTCCCGATCGCCGCGCGGACCAGAGCCTCAGCCTCGGCACCGCCCCATTCGGCAGGTCCCGCAAGGTAACCCATCTCGCAGCCGTCACGGTCCACGATGACCGTGGTGGGCAGGCCGAACCCCCGTCCAACCCCGCGCAGGGCCTGGAAAGTCTTCGTTGCCGGGTCGGCATAGAAGGCAAGGCGCTTCACCCCGATCTCGTCGAGGAAGGCCCGAGGCTTGTCGGGATCGCGGGTGTCGAGATTGACCGCCACCACCTCGAAATCCGGCCCGCCCAGGCTGCCCTGAAGCCGGTCGAGGTCCGGCATCTCCTTTCGGCAGGGGACGCACCAGGTCGCCCAGAGATTGAGCAAAACCACCCGGCCTTTGAAGTCGGCCAGCGTCACCTCCTTGCCATTGGCGCCGGTAAAGGCGAGGGGCGGCAGGCGGCGCGGCTCGGTGGCCGGGGAGAAGGCGGCAAGGCCGCCCTTGGCCAGCGGCACGAACGCCCGCGCGCGCTCCACGGTGCCCTGGCAGGCGGCATCCGACACCTTGAACGCAGCCGGCTCCGCGGCCGGCGCGGAGGTGACCTGAGGCGCCTGTGCATTGCCGGGGAGGCGGTTCATCCCGTATAGGGCGAGCGCGCCGGCAACGGCGCCCGCCAGCGTCGCCAGCGCGACGAGACCGACGGTCCGCACGCCGGAGCCGCGCCGCCCCTTGGGAGGCGTCGTTGCCGGCCCGGTCGCCGTCTCGTCTGTTTCGGTCGCGCGGGGCTGGTCGGCTTCGGTCATCACGAGGGGATCCGTCATGAGCAACAAGATGTGGGGCGGGCGCTTTACCTCCGCCCCCGACGCCATCATGGAGGAGATCAACGCCTCCATCGGCTTCGACCAGCGTCTTTATGCGCAGGACATCGCCGGATCCAAGGCCCACGCAAAGATGCTCGCGGCCCAAGGCATCGTGGCGGCGCAAGATGCCGACAGGATCGCGGAGGGTCTAGACACGATCCTGTCAGAGATCGAGGCCGGCAATTTCACCTTCAAGCGCGAGCTCGAGGACATCCACATGAACGTGGAGAGCCGCCTCGCCGAGCTGATCGGAGCCTCCGCCGGCCGCCTCCACACCGCCCGCTCGCGCAACGACCAGGTGGCCACCGACTTCCGCCTCTATGTGCGCGACACATTGGACGCCCTCGACGCCCAGCTCGCCGACCTGCAGCGGGCTCTGGCCGAGAAGGCGCTGGCCCACGCCGCCACCGTCATGCCCGGCTTCACTCATTTGCAGACCGCCCAGCCGGTGACCTTCGGCCACCACCTGATGGCCTATGTGGAGATGGTGGCGCGCGACCGCGGCCGCCTCGCCGATGCGCGCAAGCGCCTGAACGAGTGCCCGCTGGGCTCGGCGGCGCTGGCCGGCACCTCCTTCCCCATCGACAGGGACGCGACCGCGAAAGCGCTCGGCTTCGACCGGCCCACCGCCAATTCGCTGGACGCCGTCTCCGACCGCGACTTCGTCATGGAGACGCTTTCAGCCGCCTCCATCTGCGCGGTGCATCTCTCGCGCTTCGCCGAGGAGGTGGTGATCTGGACCTCGCCGTCCTTCGCCCTGGTGAAGCTCTCGGACAAGTTCACCACCGGCTCGTCCATCATGCCGCAGAAGCGCAACCCGGACGCGGCCGAGCTGGTGCGGGCCAAGGCCGGGCGCATCATCGGCGCGCTCACCGGCATCCTGGTGGTGATGAAGGGCCTGCCGCTGGCCTATGCCAAGGACATGCAGGAGGACAAGGAAGGCGCCTTCGACGCCTTCTCGGCTCTGTCCCTGGTGGTGGCGGCCTCGGCCGGCATGGTGCGCGACATCGTCCCGGACGAGAAGCGCATGGAGAAGGCGGCGGGCCAGGGCTATTCCACCGCCACCGACCTTGCCGACTGGCTGGTGCGCGCCCTCAACATCCCGTTCCGGGAGGCCCACCACATCACCGGGCGCATCGTCGGGCTCGCCTCCGACCGCGGCATTGCGCTGCACAAGCTGTCCCTCGACGACATGCAGGGGGTGGATGCGCGGATCACCCAGGACGTGTTCTCGGTGCTGTCCGTGGTGCGCTCCGTGCGCAGCCGGGTGAGCTATGGCGGCACCGCGCCGACCCGGGTGCGGACCCAGGCCAAGCGCTGGCTCAAGAAGCTCGGGGTCCCGGCGTGACGCACCCTGCTCCATCACCCATCTCGCAGCGCGGGAGGCGGGGGCTCGCCTTTGGCGCGGCGCGGGCTATAGTGGCGGCCACCTTTTCCGGAACGGCCCCAACCGCCATGCGCCCTCTTCTCGTCCCCCTCGCCCTCTGCGGCACCCTCGCCCTCGCGGCGTGTGGCGTGAAGGGACCGCTTGAGCCGCCGCCCGGCGCCCATGCCACGCCCGAGGCCACCAAGCCGGCGGTCCAGCAGGCGGCGGTCACCTCGGCCAAGCCGGGCACGAAGCCGAACGCGGCGGCCGATGCCCCCTATATCGCCCCCGCCTCGGATGGCGAGATCCTCGAAAGCGCCACCCCCCACGCGGAGTGGCAGAAAAAGAAAGCGGCCCCCGGCGCCACCACCGGCGAATCGCCGCTGCTGAAGGGCGTCACCAAGCCCGACCAGCCCTTCATCCTCGACAGCCTGCTCTGAAAGCAGGACCCAAGAGGTATAGCTTCGCGCCCGGCGGACGGGCCCCGACCGTCCCGGCCCGAACGACAGCGCGCACGGACCGCCCCCTCTCCATGCACCATTTCGACTACCGCAACGGCCGCCTTTTCGCCGAGGACGTGGACATCACCCCCCTCGCCGCCGAGGTGCGCACCCCCTTCTATTGCTATTCCAGCGCCACCCTGGAACGTCACTACCAGGTGTTCATGGAGGCGTTCAGCGGCCGCGACGTGCTGCTGTGCTACGCCCTGAAGGCCAATTCCAACCAGTCAGTCATCGCAACGCTGGCCCGGCTCGGCGCGGGGGCGGACATCGTCTCCGCCGGCGAGCTGGCGCGCGCCCGTGCCGCCGGCGTGCCGGCGGAGCGCATCGTCTTCTCCGGCGTGGGCAAGACCCGCGAGGAGATGGCGGCGGCGCTGGACGGCGGCATCCTGTGCTTCAACGTGGAGAGCGAGCCCGAGCTTGCGGCCCTCTCCGAGGTGGCGACCGCCATGGGGGTGAGCGCCCCGGTCTCCATCCGCGTCAACCCGGACGTGGACGCCAAGACCCACAAGAAGATCTCCACCGGCAAGTCCGCCACCAAGTTCGGCATTCCCATCTCGCGGGCCCGCGAGGTCTACGACTATGCCGCGCGCCTGCCCGGCCTCGCCATCACCGGCGTGGACATGCACATCGGCAGCCAGATCACCGACATGGCGCCCTTCGACAATGCGGTGACATTGCTGGCGGAACTGGCGCGCGACCTGCTCGCGGCGGGCCACAGGCTGCACCACATGGATCTCGGCGGCGGGCTCGGCGTGCCCTACGCCGCCTCCGACCCGGTGCCGCCGCCGCCCAGCGCCTATGCTGAGGTGGTCAGCCGCGCCCTCGGCGACCTGAAGCTGCCGCTGGTGTTCGAGATGGGCCGCATGCTGGTGGCCAA belongs to Xanthobacter autotrophicus Py2 and includes:
- a CDS encoding Redoxin domain protein (PFAM: alkyl hydroperoxide reductase/ Thiol specific antioxidant/ Mal allergen; Redoxin domain protein~KEGG: rpe:RPE_4843 redoxin domain protein), yielding MNRLPGNAQAPQVTSAPAAEPAAFKVSDAACQGTVERARAFVPLAKGGLAAFSPATEPRRLPPLAFTGANGKEVTLADFKGRVVLLNLWATWCVPCRKEMPDLDRLQGSLGGPDFEVVAVNLDTRDPDKPRAFLDEIGVKRLAFYADPATKTFQALRGVGRGFGLPTTVIVDRDGCEMGYLAGPAEWGGAEAEALVRAAIGTGASTSPVR
- a CDS encoding argininosuccinate lyase (TIGRFAM: argininosuccinate lyase~PFAM: fumarate lyase~KEGG: rpd:RPD_0936 argininosuccinate lyase) translates to MSNKMWGGRFTSAPDAIMEEINASIGFDQRLYAQDIAGSKAHAKMLAAQGIVAAQDADRIAEGLDTILSEIEAGNFTFKRELEDIHMNVESRLAELIGASAGRLHTARSRNDQVATDFRLYVRDTLDALDAQLADLQRALAEKALAHAATVMPGFTHLQTAQPVTFGHHLMAYVEMVARDRGRLADARKRLNECPLGSAALAGTSFPIDRDATAKALGFDRPTANSLDAVSDRDFVMETLSAASICAVHLSRFAEEVVIWTSPSFALVKLSDKFTTGSSIMPQKRNPDAAELVRAKAGRIIGALTGILVVMKGLPLAYAKDMQEDKEGAFDAFSALSLVVAASAGMVRDIVPDEKRMEKAAGQGYSTATDLADWLVRALNIPFREAHHITGRIVGLASDRGIALHKLSLDDMQGVDARITQDVFSVLSVVRSVRSRVSYGGTAPTRVRTQAKRWLKKLGVPA
- a CDS encoding diaminopimelate decarboxylase (TIGRFAM: diaminopimelate decarboxylase~PFAM: Orn/DAP/Arg decarboxylase 2~KEGG: bja:blr1383 diaminopimelate decarboxylase); this encodes MHHFDYRNGRLFAEDVDITPLAAEVRTPFYCYSSATLERHYQVFMEAFSGRDVLLCYALKANSNQSVIATLARLGAGADIVSAGELARARAAGVPAERIVFSGVGKTREEMAAALDGGILCFNVESEPELAALSEVATAMGVSAPVSIRVNPDVDAKTHKKISTGKSATKFGIPISRAREVYDYAARLPGLAITGVDMHIGSQITDMAPFDNAVTLLAELARDLLAAGHRLHHMDLGGGLGVPYAASDPVPPPPSAYAEVVSRALGDLKLPLVFEMGRMLVANAGILVTRVIYVKEGEGKTFVVVDAAMNDLIRPTLYEAHHDIIPVVEPAADAPLVVADVVGPVCETGDFLALDRPLPRLKAGDLLAVMTAGAYGAVQASTYNTRPLVPEVLVRGAAAAVVRPRLEVADLIALDRPAPWLA
- a CDS encoding UDP-N-acetylglucosamine 2-epimerase (PFAM: UDP-N-acetylglucosamine 2-epimerase~KEGG: reu:Reut_B4950 UDP-N-acetylglucosamine 2-epimerase) gives rise to the protein MRILSIFGTRPEAIKMAPLVRTLAGAPEVVSVVCVTGQHREMLDPVLRLFDIRPDFDLGLMAHNQGLSGLAAGALTGLDQVLAQVQPDRVLVHGDTTTAMAAALAAFHRRIPVGHVEAGLRTYDLAQPFPEEMNRRVVDLVADLLFAPTAGAGANLAAERLAGRVVVTGNTVIDALQATQARIDGDPDLAAALDRALPALDPAKRILLVTGHRRENFGDGFRSICAALAQIAGRSDVEIVYPVHLNPNVRGPVTEELAGRANIHLVPPLDYLPFQRLLQRAHLVLTDSGGVQEEAPALGKPVLVMREVTERPEAVEAGTVELVGTARAAIVAAVTRLLDDPDAYAAYSGRINPYGDGQACRRILDCLCGRPVDEFAPLSAAPTFSAPAFPSAAPAPRRPAGLAAMPVRD